Genomic window (bacterium):
TTCTTCCATCACCGAGTCGAGACGTTTTGTTCGCATTCTGGTCCTGGGGTTTTACGGTTATGCAACATTGGGAGGCTCAATGCTGGTCGCGCATGCCGGATACCTTTCTACATCCCTGTCAGCCAAGCGTCAGGCCATTGCTGTCTGCGCCGGCCTGATGCCGTATGGTTTATTTCGATTCAGCGCAGCGGTGGCTCCCCGTCTCATGAATCTGCCGCTTTACTCAACTTTGGAGACGCTCGTAATTTTTCTGCTACCTGTGGGATTCTTTCTGGCAATCCACGGATTTCAAATGTTTGGAGTCAATGTCCATCTGCGGCGTGGGATTCTACTTGCAGTGACTCTGGCACTGCTTGTTTCAGCCGGTTACATCATCGTGTTGAGCGCGCAACTGCTGTTTCCGAATGCGGTAAATTCGCTCTGGGGATTCACTGTTGTTTGTCTTGTCCTGGGTGTTATTTTGTGGCCTGTAATCCGCAATATGAGCTCTCTGATCGACACTCTCTTTTTTCCAGAGCGAATGGTGTCACGCAAGCTGACGAAGGAGATCGTGGAAAGAGTTGCGGAGTACACAGACATCTATGTGCTGTGCAAGGTTTTCACAGATCACATTGCCGAAGGAATGGGATCGAATTCTGTGGCAATTTACGTGGTCAATGAGGATGGTTCGTCGTTTCACCTTGCGGGCTCGGCAGGAGATCAACCGAAACTGACTCACATCGACAGCGTTGATGCCAACCGTGCAATCGCTGAAGGTGGAATGGCTGACTCAAACGGATGTTACGATCACGTGCTCGGGATCTCGTTTCGCGATCGCACAAACGCTTTACTTTGCCTTGGGAAGAAAAAAACGGGGGAACGTCTTTCCCGCGCCGAACTTGAGGAACTCCGTCTTGCTTCATTACAGGTTTCAGCCATGATTGAAAATGCGCGACTGTTTGCTCTGGCAACGCGCGATTCTCTTACAGGGTTGTTTCGTCGCGCTGTATTTGATGAGAGACTCGCATCAGAAGCTTCGCGAAGCGTCCGGGAGAAAAAAGCATTTTCCGTGCTCATGGTGGATATCGATAATTTCAAAAGCATCAATGACACCTATGGCCATCATGCGGGAGACCAGGTGTTGCGAGCAGTTGCCGGAGCGATTCGGGATAACAGCCGCAAAATCGACACTGTCGCCCGATACGGTGGGGAGGAATTTGCGGTTCTGCTGCCGGTGACAGACTGCGCCGGTGCGGTGGTTGTGGCTGAGAAAATGCGAAGCGCCATTGCCGAGTTAAAGATTCCAGTTCAGGATCGCATCTTGCAGACCACAGTTAGCATGGGCGCGGCCACATCATGGGATGGAATTCTAACCGCAGAACTGGTTTCAAAGGCAGACGATGCGCTCTATAAGGCAAAACGTGCCGGAAAAAATCGAGTGGAAACCAACTCTTAGTATCGCAACGGCTCAATGATAGCATTCTCTAATAAGGAGGACTTCCAATGCTCGCAAAGGGAATTTGTTCTAAAAGATTTTTTTTACTACTCATGGTTTCTTTCTTGATAGGACTTTCTTTCGGCCGGACCGAAGAAAAATCCTCCAGCAATCATGTGCCGCGTTTGTTTCGCGTAATCCTTCCGGTTTCCGATATGGCTAAAGCAGTGAAGTATTACACCGAGTTGCTGGGAATTCAGGGGCAACAGGTATCACCCGGGCGCCATTACTTTTCGTGCGGCGGCGTGATCCTGGCTCTCGTGAATCCAAGAGCAGATGGCGACCCATGGGATGCGCGTGCGAATCAGGACCACATTTATTTCGCCGTGTCTGATCTGGAGGCTGTTTACGAGCGCGCTGTTCGCGTCGGCGGCCTCGCAACCAAGATCGATCATGGAATGGCAATGGGGAAGATTGAAAAAAGACCATGGGGAGAACGGTCCTTCTATTTGAAGGATCCTTTTGGCAATCCTCTCTGTTTTGTCGATGAGAAGACGTTGTTTACCGGCAGGTAATGCAGCAAAAATACTGAATTGCCTGGTGCATGTGGGGGTTTATGAGGCGCGGTAGAAAGCTGTCCTCCAGAAGAGCATCGTTCCTTCCTCTACTTTACTGGCCTCTGTGAAGTTCGCTCTGCGCAGCAAGGCGAGCACTTGAGCTTCGGAATTGTCTTCCAGTAAACGACTCGAGTGAATCCAGCGCGAAAACCTTCCTGCGCGATTCTGTTCCGGCCTGTGAAAATCCAAAAGATGGAAGTAGCCGTTGGGCTTCAACACCCGGCGGACTTCACGGAGCATGCCCTCCTTTTCTTCCTTTTGCAGATGGTGAAACATGAAGGAAGAAAACACCCGGTCAAACGAGTCTTCCGCGTAGGTAAGGTTTTCCGCAAATCCCTGATCGAACCGGATATCGAATCCAACTTTTTCGGACTTCCGTTTTGCCCTCCCCAGCGCCCGGGGATCCGGATCGATTCCTGTGATATCGAC
Coding sequences:
- a CDS encoding sensor domain-containing diguanylate cyclase is translated as MIRSLLILFFAGVVLSVYFLIYPEYSAVERLIFAVTVLLYAVLSVISFGLRPNDHRVRVFVAVSVFVAFTFVFYQFPPKGAQTLGQLLYTFLHSAVFMLMSALLLHMSSLLPEEKPVAGHYPSIIRNTYLAAIALAIFATFIYANIDGRWIAAFPSSITESRRFVRILVLGFYGYATLGGSMLVAHAGYLSTSLSAKRQAIAVCAGLMPYGLFRFSAAVAPRLMNLPLYSTLETLVIFLLPVGFFLAIHGFQMFGVNVHLRRGILLAVTLALLVSAGYIIVLSAQLLFPNAVNSLWGFTVVCLVLGVILWPVIRNMSSLIDTLFFPERMVSRKLTKEIVERVAEYTDIYVLCKVFTDHIAEGMGSNSVAIYVVNEDGSSFHLAGSAGDQPKLTHIDSVDANRAIAEGGMADSNGCYDHVLGISFRDRTNALLCLGKKKTGERLSRAELEELRLASLQVSAMIENARLFALATRDSLTGLFRRAVFDERLASEASRSVREKKAFSVLMVDIDNFKSINDTYGHHAGDQVLRAVAGAIRDNSRKIDTVARYGGEEFAVLLPVTDCAGAVVVAEKMRSAIAELKIPVQDRILQTTVSMGAATSWDGILTAELVSKADDALYKAKRAGKNRVETNS
- a CDS encoding VOC family protein; its protein translation is MLAKGICSKRFFLLLMVSFLIGLSFGRTEEKSSSNHVPRLFRVILPVSDMAKAVKYYTELLGIQGQQVSPGRHYFSCGGVILALVNPRADGDPWDARANQDHIYFAVSDLEAVYERAVRVGGLATKIDHGMAMGKIEKRPWGERSFYLKDPFGNPLCFVDEKTLFTGR
- a CDS encoding class I SAM-dependent methyltransferase produces the protein MTTKIESIVHAHKAFIPAAGHHLFLPLYDPLVKLLGGDSARKQLVLQASIGTGERVLDVGCGTGTLALLMKKNQPDVDITGIDPDPRALGRAKRKSEKVGFDIRFDQGFAENLTYAEDSFDRVFSSFMFHHLQKEEKEGMLREVRRVLKPNGYFHLLDFHRPEQNRAGRFSRWIHSSRLLEDNSEAQVLALLRRANFTEASKVEEGTMLFWRTAFYRAS